A single region of the Deinococcus ruber genome encodes:
- the lanKC gene encoding class III lanthionine synthetase LanKC, which translates to MAELSELYHLFSLPSPDTYEPYDRMVVTDEFLSVVQPLLPTNWELIRAKPWFTARARHHDLPDQGWKIHVSSTLADAPEVLRRTVQVCTARDVSFKFALDPTALMVLNSKGWSRAQCGKFITIYPTTTEAFTALLDELYGVLKEFEGPFVLSDRRFRDARCLYYRYGGITGKTILTQDGQRSAVLTTPDGHLIPDMRETEWVLPDWVESPVAHDEEDEGDELLNGRYLVESALSFSVNGGVYLALDTHTDDLVVLKEARPHTSPDLNGDDAVARLQREYRLLTLLNGSSVFPEAIDCFQEWEHHFLVEAYIPGMHLGRFTTSYNPLLTNTGTPDTRERFTRQLLKLWHTLACGVAEVHRRGVVIGDLSTTNVIVVDADAGDLRLIDLDGGWHEGSDRPGLLRTRGFTSPQKAARKPAGREDDLYALGAVLLASIFPNTALAELQPGHARTLLLTLGQALPLPAALHDLILALLADDPAARPSAAETAERIGAQLLAPLVVPQETATLPDLTAERVLSYLLASADVQRRDRLFPPDPRGYFSHPLNVAYGAAGVAHVLHATGTDVPAEIRAWLLSHTVRPEQVPPGLYIGSAGIAWVFQELGWNDLALRLLDQAHAHPLRFAQHDIYTGAAGYGLACLHLYRRLGRQTELDHALAAGEALLASSERTPEGRRWTDASGKATDGYATGVSGVALFLLLLSRATGQQRFLSAGLEAMAYCTSQLYPLGEALGVQRGDTDRTVVTHYWLNGSAGVASVFLRYWRATGDSSFLNTARRLLRDVQRQYTLFPGLFQGLAGLGDSLLDAYDLIGEPAYLEGARQVREGLRLSALPRPSGLAFPGEQLFRLSSDLGTGSAGVALFLHRLEQADAGTSTGSRNFMADEWLDLSAQPSVQAVLAGD; encoded by the coding sequence ATGGCCGAACTGAGCGAGCTTTACCATCTGTTTTCCCTGCCCTCCCCGGACACCTACGAACCCTACGACCGCATGGTGGTGACCGACGAGTTTCTCTCGGTGGTGCAGCCGCTGTTGCCCACGAACTGGGAGCTGATCCGCGCCAAGCCGTGGTTCACTGCCCGTGCCAGGCACCACGATCTGCCGGATCAGGGCTGGAAGATTCATGTGTCGAGCACTCTCGCAGACGCGCCCGAAGTGCTTCGCCGCACCGTTCAGGTCTGTACCGCACGCGACGTTTCCTTCAAGTTCGCGCTCGACCCGACCGCCCTGATGGTGCTGAATTCCAAAGGCTGGAGCCGCGCACAGTGCGGCAAGTTCATTACCATTTATCCCACAACAACAGAAGCCTTCACGGCGCTGCTCGATGAGCTTTACGGCGTCCTGAAGGAATTTGAAGGCCCGTTTGTCCTCTCTGACCGCCGCTTCCGCGATGCCCGCTGCCTGTATTACCGCTACGGCGGCATCACCGGCAAAACCATTCTGACTCAGGACGGCCAGCGGAGCGCGGTGCTGACCACCCCCGACGGCCACCTGATTCCGGACATGCGCGAGACCGAGTGGGTGCTGCCCGACTGGGTCGAGAGTCCTGTCGCACACGACGAGGAAGACGAAGGCGACGAACTGCTCAATGGCCGGTATCTGGTCGAGAGCGCCCTGAGCTTTTCGGTGAACGGCGGCGTGTATCTGGCGCTCGATACCCACACAGACGACCTGGTGGTGCTGAAAGAGGCGCGGCCACACACCTCCCCCGATCTGAACGGAGACGACGCGGTGGCCCGGCTCCAGCGCGAGTACCGGCTGCTGACGCTGCTCAACGGCAGCAGCGTCTTTCCGGAGGCCATCGACTGCTTTCAGGAATGGGAGCATCATTTCCTGGTCGAAGCGTACATCCCGGGTATGCACCTGGGCCGCTTCACCACCTCGTACAATCCGCTCCTGACCAATACCGGAACGCCGGACACCCGCGAACGCTTCACCCGTCAGCTGCTGAAGCTGTGGCATACGCTGGCGTGCGGCGTGGCAGAGGTCCATCGGCGCGGCGTGGTCATCGGGGACCTGTCGACCACCAACGTGATCGTGGTCGATGCCGATGCCGGAGATCTGCGGCTGATCGATCTGGACGGCGGCTGGCACGAAGGGAGCGACCGTCCGGGGTTGTTACGGACCAGGGGATTCACCAGCCCGCAGAAGGCCGCCAGAAAGCCAGCGGGCAGGGAAGACGATCTGTACGCTCTGGGCGCGGTGCTGCTCGCCTCGATCTTTCCGAATACCGCGCTGGCAGAACTTCAGCCCGGACACGCCCGAACGCTGCTGCTCACGCTCGGACAGGCCCTGCCACTTCCCGCCGCGCTGCACGACCTGATCCTCGCACTGCTGGCAGACGATCCGGCGGCGCGTCCATCGGCTGCCGAGACGGCAGAGCGGATCGGTGCTCAGCTGCTCGCCCCCCTCGTCGTCCCGCAGGAAACGGCCACCCTCCCCGACCTCACGGCGGAGCGCGTCCTCTCGTATCTGCTCGCGAGTGCCGACGTGCAGCGCCGTGACCGGCTGTTCCCTCCAGACCCCCGTGGCTATTTCAGCCATCCCCTCAATGTCGCCTACGGAGCGGCGGGCGTGGCGCATGTGCTGCATGCCACCGGCACCGATGTTCCAGCCGAGATCAGGGCGTGGCTGCTGAGTCATACCGTGCGGCCAGAGCAGGTTCCGCCCGGCCTGTACATCGGCAGTGCCGGCATCGCCTGGGTGTTTCAGGAGTTGGGCTGGAACGATCTGGCGCTCAGACTGCTCGATCAGGCACACGCGCACCCGCTGCGCTTCGCTCAGCACGACATCTACACCGGAGCCGCCGGGTACGGCCTGGCCTGCTTACATCTGTACCGCCGCCTGGGACGTCAGACGGAACTGGATCACGCACTGGCGGCGGGTGAGGCGCTGCTTGCCAGCAGTGAACGCACGCCGGAAGGACGGCGCTGGACCGACGCCAGCGGGAAGGCGACAGATGGCTACGCGACCGGTGTCAGCGGCGTGGCCCTCTTCCTGCTGCTGCTCAGCCGTGCGACCGGGCAGCAGCGTTTCCTGAGCGCGGGTCTGGAGGCGATGGCGTACTGCACCTCGCAGCTGTACCCGCTGGGCGAAGCGCTCGGCGTCCAGCGTGGCGACACCGACCGCACGGTGGTCACTCATTACTGGCTGAACGGCAGTGCTGGCGTCGCCTCGGTTTTCCTGCGGTACTGGCGTGCCACCGGCGATTCCAGCTTCCTGAACACGGCCCGGCGACTGCTGCGCGACGTGCAGCGTCAGTACACGCTGTTTCCCGGTCTGTTTCAGGGGCTTGCCGGTCTGGGTGACAGTCTGCTCGACGCGTATGACCTCATCGGTGAAC
- a CDS encoding MsnO8 family LLM class oxidoreductase, translating to MRSKLRLSVLDALPRLPHRSTTDLLNDTVQLARHAEALGYHRYWLSEHRHSEGVSSRTPEVMLAVLGAQTKRMRVGTGGMLLLRHGAEQLSDLFETLAALYPGRIDLGVARGLNSAQASADESPFEQAVVQLQKALARRQTDVDLWLLGSRPGGESQRLAIQYGTSLAFGNSPSIRAAATGYRTAFRPSSTQAVPQDLLTLNVVCAETTELARELAWSFQQFNQSQGSEFGRVLAPRAARLKLGHGERSVFSSPLFVVGTPAEVRTALLSAQEDSGCHELMIQTTVHDPALRAHSYALIAEALAPWRADEVDERVPALASD from the coding sequence ATGCGTTCTAAACTTCGCCTCAGTGTGCTGGACGCCCTGCCACGCCTGCCCCACCGTTCCACAACCGACTTGCTGAACGACACGGTGCAGCTGGCCCGCCACGCCGAAGCTCTGGGGTACCACCGGTACTGGCTGTCAGAGCACCGTCACAGCGAGGGCGTCAGTTCACGCACCCCCGAAGTGATGCTCGCGGTGCTGGGTGCTCAGACGAAGCGGATGCGCGTCGGAACGGGAGGAATGTTGCTGCTGCGGCACGGGGCCGAACAGCTCAGCGATCTGTTCGAGACCCTCGCCGCGCTGTATCCGGGGCGCATCGATCTGGGTGTGGCCCGTGGGCTGAACTCGGCCCAGGCTTCCGCCGACGAATCGCCCTTCGAACAGGCGGTCGTGCAGCTTCAGAAGGCGCTCGCCCGGCGGCAGACCGACGTCGATCTGTGGCTGCTGGGGAGCCGTCCGGGAGGAGAGAGCCAGCGGCTGGCTATCCAGTACGGAACGTCGTTGGCCTTCGGCAATTCTCCGTCCATCCGGGCGGCGGCCACCGGCTACCGCACAGCCTTTCGTCCGTCTTCCACCCAGGCGGTTCCTCAGGATCTGCTGACCCTGAATGTGGTGTGCGCCGAAACGACCGAGCTGGCCCGCGAACTGGCCTGGAGTTTCCAGCAGTTCAATCAGAGCCAGGGCAGTGAATTCGGTCGGGTGCTCGCCCCCCGCGCCGCTCGCCTGAAACTCGGGCATGGTGAACGCTCGGTCTTCTCGTCGCCGCTGTTCGTGGTCGGTACGCCCGCCGAAGTCCGAACCGCGCTGCTCAGCGCCCAGGAAGACAGCGGCTGCCACGAACTGATGATTCAGACCACCGTGCATGACCCGGCCCTGCGCGCACACTCGTACGCCCTGATCGCGGAGGCTCTGGCACCGTGGCGGGCAGACGAAGTGGACGAGCGCGTTCCGGCCCTCGCTTCAGATTGA
- a CDS encoding LLM class flavin-dependent oxidoreductase, with product MTHADEFDTQHSSPDLYWFIPSGGDGRRLGQPSRPASFQYLSQVAQAADVLGFDGVLLPTGGTNEDTLIVASALSSLTRHLRFLVALRPGLVSPVLAARLTASLDRITGGRVNLNIVSGSGNFDFEGLNLTQEERYALTNEWLGIFRALLRGETVDHHGEHLQVHGGRSLLPSVQRPYPPIYFGGSSDPAIRVAGEHVDVYLSWGERPAQVAEKFGRVRAEAARAGRTVRFGLRAHIIVRDTEEEAWAAADDLIAGISDDEIARAHTAFLASASEGQRRQSELNGGTRASLRVGKNLWAGVGLVRGGAGTAFVGSPENVAAAMREYQAIGVDTFVLSGYPHLEEAYRTAELLFPALGRPSPLFTPRDGLPLSHTSTPATEREPVLTGRFRSI from the coding sequence ATGACACACGCCGATGAATTCGACACACAGCACAGCAGTCCCGATCTGTACTGGTTTATTCCCTCCGGTGGAGATGGCCGCCGTCTGGGTCAGCCGAGCCGCCCGGCCAGTTTTCAGTATCTGTCTCAGGTGGCGCAGGCTGCCGATGTGCTGGGCTTCGACGGTGTTCTGCTGCCGACTGGCGGCACCAACGAAGACACCCTGATCGTGGCGAGCGCCCTGAGCAGCCTGACCCGGCACCTGCGCTTTCTGGTGGCGCTGCGGCCCGGACTGGTATCGCCGGTACTGGCCGCCCGCCTGACCGCCTCTCTCGACCGCATCACCGGGGGGCGCGTCAATCTGAATATCGTGTCTGGAAGCGGCAATTTCGACTTCGAGGGCCTGAATCTGACGCAGGAGGAGCGCTACGCCCTGACGAACGAGTGGCTGGGCATCTTCCGGGCACTGCTGCGCGGCGAGACGGTCGATCACCACGGCGAGCACCTTCAGGTTCACGGGGGGCGCTCGCTGCTTCCCAGCGTTCAGCGCCCGTATCCACCCATCTATTTCGGTGGCAGCAGCGACCCGGCCATCCGGGTGGCAGGCGAGCATGTCGACGTGTATCTGAGCTGGGGCGAGCGGCCCGCGCAGGTGGCCGAGAAATTCGGGCGGGTGAGGGCCGAAGCGGCACGGGCTGGCCGGACGGTGCGCTTCGGACTGCGGGCACACATCATCGTGCGCGACACCGAGGAGGAAGCCTGGGCCGCTGCCGACGACCTGATCGCGGGTATCAGCGACGACGAGATCGCCCGTGCCCACACCGCTTTTCTGGCAAGTGCGTCCGAGGGGCAACGCCGCCAGAGCGAGCTGAACGGCGGCACGCGTGCATCGTTGCGGGTGGGCAAGAACCTGTGGGCGGGCGTGGGGCTGGTGCGCGGCGGTGCCGGAACTGCGTTTGTCGGCAGTCCGGAGAACGTGGCCGCAGCGATGCGGGAGTATCAGGCCATCGGCGTCGATACCTTCGTGCTGAGCGGCTACCCGCATCTGGAGGAGGCGTACCGCACCGCCGAACTGCTGTTTCCGGCACTTGGCCGCCCCAGCCCGCTCTTTACTCCCCGAGACGGGCTGCCCCTCAGCCACACCTCGACGCCTGCCACCGAGCGCGAGCCTGTTCTGACCGGACGCTTCCGCAGCATCTGA
- a CDS encoding aliphatic sulfonate ABC transporter substrate-binding protein has protein sequence MKTTRFLSLLTVTALLASTAQAVTFTIGYQKGGLPALLKARGTLDAAKAQGIDFTWTLFTAGPPLLEAANAGAVDFGAVGDAPGVFALAGGADLKYVATSETRVPTTEAIIVPAGSSLKTLADLKGKKIGVARGSSAHYFLYRALKSAGLTLNDVQLVPLLPPDARPAFETGAIDAWAIWDPFLTTALQGSSARVLKDHSGLYLGKSFYLAPSRVLADAQKKKALQYLLDALADTAAWANTHQREVIDELHTDLGLPISVLNVTVPKGLPYNIRPFLPGDTANLQGLADAFFEAGVLPKAVKLDATTYKTLPSFLAARVQK, from the coding sequence ATGAAGACGACGCGCTTTCTTTCGCTGCTCACCGTGACGGCCCTGCTCGCCTCCACCGCTCAGGCCGTCACCTTCACGATCGGCTACCAGAAAGGCGGCCTGCCCGCCCTGCTCAAAGCCCGGGGCACGCTCGATGCCGCCAAAGCGCAGGGCATCGACTTCACCTGGACGCTGTTTACGGCGGGGCCGCCACTGTTGGAGGCCGCCAACGCGGGCGCGGTGGATTTCGGCGCGGTGGGCGACGCACCGGGGGTGTTCGCACTGGCGGGCGGCGCAGATCTGAAGTATGTCGCCACCTCCGAAACCCGGGTGCCGACCACCGAAGCGATCATCGTTCCGGCAGGGTCTTCACTCAAAACGCTGGCCGATCTGAAGGGGAAGAAGATCGGCGTGGCACGTGGCTCAAGCGCCCACTACTTTCTGTACCGGGCGCTGAAATCGGCGGGCCTGACGCTGAACGATGTGCAGCTCGTGCCCCTGTTGCCGCCCGATGCCCGCCCAGCTTTCGAAACGGGGGCCATCGATGCCTGGGCCATCTGGGACCCCTTTCTGACCACTGCGCTTCAGGGCAGCAGCGCCCGCGTTCTGAAGGATCACAGCGGGCTGTATCTGGGCAAGAGTTTCTATCTGGCCCCCAGCCGTGTACTGGCCGACGCGCAGAAGAAAAAAGCGCTGCAATACCTGCTGGACGCGCTGGCCGACACCGCCGCGTGGGCCAACACCCACCAGCGCGAGGTGATCGACGAGTTACACACCGATCTGGGCCTGCCGATCAGCGTACTGAACGTGACGGTGCCGAAGGGCCTGCCGTACAACATTCGCCCGTTCCTGCCGGGCGACACGGCCAATCTTCAGGGTCTGGCCGACGCCTTCTTCGAGGCGGGCGTGCTGCCGAAAGCCGTGAAGCTGGACGCCACCACCTATAAAACTCTGCCGAGCTTTCTGGCCGCACGGGTTCAGAAATGA
- a CDS encoding ABC transporter permease subunit — translation MTKFNVTQDALTGAITGRSSDAPPSSKGAAPLTRRTRQAPVWRSEALRWLLPLALLLVWQVASSVGWLNVRVLPAPLAVVLAAWELLRNGQLEHHFLISLARAGTGVLIGSGLGLTLGLLNGTSRPAYLLLDSSFQMLRTIPSLALIPLVIVWFGIGESGKVFLIVLATFFPVYLNTLHGVRSIDARLTEMARVYGLGARETFRRVILPGALPSVLVGLRYALGISWLALVVSESFGASSGIGFLAMDAREFFRTDVIVLSIVIYALIGKVADALVRGLERRLLPWQVQA, via the coding sequence ATGACAAAATTCAACGTGACACAGGACGCCTTGACTGGCGCGATCACCGGGCGAAGCAGTGACGCTCCGCCGAGTTCCAAGGGAGCCGCGCCGTTGACCCGGCGCACGCGGCAGGCTCCCGTCTGGAGAAGTGAAGCGCTGCGCTGGCTGCTGCCGCTTGCCCTGCTGCTGGTGTGGCAGGTGGCTTCCAGCGTCGGCTGGCTGAACGTCCGGGTGCTGCCCGCACCGCTGGCGGTGGTGCTCGCTGCCTGGGAACTGCTCAGAAACGGGCAACTGGAGCACCATTTCCTGATCAGTCTGGCGCGGGCCGGAACAGGCGTGCTGATCGGAAGCGGTCTGGGCCTGACGCTCGGTCTGCTGAACGGGACTTCGCGCCCGGCGTATCTTCTGCTCGACAGCAGTTTCCAGATGCTGCGAACCATCCCCAGCCTGGCACTGATTCCGCTCGTGATTGTGTGGTTCGGCATCGGAGAGAGCGGCAAGGTCTTCCTGATCGTGCTGGCGACCTTCTTTCCGGTGTATCTCAATACACTGCACGGAGTTCGCAGCATCGATGCCCGGCTGACCGAGATGGCGCGGGTGTACGGCCTGGGCGCACGTGAGACTTTTCGGCGTGTCATCCTGCCGGGTGCGCTGCCGAGCGTGCTGGTGGGGCTGCGCTACGCACTGGGCATTTCCTGGCTGGCGCTGGTGGTCAGCGAGTCGTTCGGGGCCAGCAGCGGCATCGGATTTCTGGCAATGGATGCCCGCGAGTTCTTCCGCACCGATGTGATCGTGCTCAGCATCGTGATCTACGCCCTGATCGGCAAGGTGGCCGACGCGCTGGTACGCGGCCTGGAGCGGCGTCTGCTGCCCTGGCAGGTGCAGGCATGA
- a CDS encoding ABC transporter ATP-binding protein, which produces MTTLEATRSTGGATVTVEGLRVQYGVRTVLEDVHLHLSPGERVAVVGESGGGKTTLLRVLAGLTGVTGGRAEVTQQHAAARVRVMFQEDRLLPWLSALDNAALGLPPHERPHAEAALANVGLADRAAAFPHQLSGGQRQRVALARALAHRPALLLLDEPFGALDAMTRAGMHALLNTLLDETGATTLLVTHDLDEALKLADRVLLLRAGRVAVDVRVPGERPRRRMLLEPLRERLEAQLHGAGPE; this is translated from the coding sequence ATGACCACACTGGAGGCCACCCGCTCGACTGGGGGAGCAACCGTCACCGTCGAGGGATTGCGCGTGCAGTACGGCGTCCGAACCGTGCTGGAGGACGTCCATCTGCATCTGAGTCCGGGCGAGCGGGTGGCAGTGGTGGGCGAGAGCGGCGGCGGCAAGACCACTCTTCTACGGGTACTGGCCGGGCTGACCGGTGTGACGGGGGGCCGGGCAGAGGTGACGCAGCAGCACGCGGCAGCACGCGTGCGGGTGATGTTTCAGGAAGACCGGCTGCTTCCCTGGTTGAGTGCGCTGGACAACGCGGCGCTGGGCCTGCCACCGCACGAGCGCCCGCACGCCGAAGCAGCCCTCGCCAACGTCGGGCTTGCAGACCGGGCCGCCGCGTTTCCGCATCAGCTGTCGGGTGGGCAGCGGCAGCGGGTGGCGCTGGCCCGTGCCCTCGCTCACCGTCCGGCTCTGCTGCTGCTCGACGAACCGTTCGGTGCGCTGGACGCCATGACGCGGGCCGGGATGCACGCGCTGTTGAATACCCTGCTGGATGAGACGGGCGCAACCACGCTCCTGGTGACGCACGATCTGGACGAAGCGCTGAAACTGGCCGACCGGGTGTTGTTGCTGCGGGCGGGCCGGGTCGCCGTGGATGTGCGCGTGCCGGGTGAACGCCCCCGCCGCCGAATGCTGCTGGAACCGCTCCGCGAACGGCTGGAAGCCCAGCTCCACGGGGCTGGCCCTGAGTAA
- a CDS encoding MarR family winged helix-turn-helix transcriptional regulator, producing MTMPAGADRWTGYALAWVTSLAGQQYAEGMAKLGLQASHAAILQMLHEAGPMNQNRLAERTRIDKAPLVGLLNTLEQLTLVERRPHPSDRRAFEVHLTPQGAAKLSDIEQMNAQVTETFFEPLSSAEQRVLHDLLTRLARHHTPPTNS from the coding sequence ATGACGATGCCCGCCGGGGCCGACCGCTGGACTGGTTACGCCCTCGCATGGGTCACTTCTCTTGCTGGACAGCAGTACGCCGAAGGCATGGCGAAACTGGGTCTTCAGGCGTCGCATGCGGCGATCCTCCAGATGCTGCACGAGGCCGGGCCGATGAACCAGAACCGCCTGGCCGAACGCACCCGCATCGACAAAGCGCCACTGGTCGGTCTACTGAACACGCTGGAACAGCTCACGCTGGTCGAGCGGCGACCTCATCCCAGTGATCGCCGGGCCTTCGAGGTACATCTGACACCGCAGGGCGCCGCCAAACTTTCCGATATCGAGCAGATGAATGCCCAGGTCACAGAAACCTTCTTTGAGCCGCTCAGCTCGGCGGAGCAGCGCGTCCTGCACGACCTGCTGACCCGGCTGGCACGCCACCACACTCCACCGACCAACTCGTAA
- a CDS encoding DUF6220 domain-containing protein: MTTVPLSHYSGARWTYLVLCSLLVLCIVAQVFLAGMGALVNPSYFALHKFFGDWFGLLILPMVVAALLGRVSRAITLATLGLFLLYTLQYVFFQLGGTIAFLRAFHVVNALVIFWSATRLAQAVWQLLRPHP; encoded by the coding sequence ATGACGACTGTTCCACTGTCTCACTACTCTGGCGCACGCTGGACATACCTGGTGCTGTGCTCTCTCCTGGTGTTGTGTATCGTCGCTCAGGTCTTCCTCGCTGGCATGGGGGCGCTTGTAAACCCCAGCTACTTTGCCCTGCATAAGTTCTTTGGAGACTGGTTTGGCCTGCTCATTCTCCCGATGGTTGTCGCGGCGCTTCTGGGCCGGGTATCCCGCGCCATCACCCTGGCAACCCTTGGCCTGTTTCTGCTGTACACCCTCCAGTACGTCTTTTTTCAGCTCGGGGGCACCATCGCCTTTCTCCGTGCATTCCATGTGGTCAATGCCCTGGTGATTTTCTGGAGTGCCACACGGCTCGCCCAGGCGGTCTGGCAGCTGCTGAGACCGCACCCTTAA
- a CDS encoding gamma-glutamyl-gamma-aminobutyrate hydrolase family protein: MAPRPLIGLTTSRPSEGYLQGFHGTPRHYAQAVAHVGGSPVLLPTLPELAEDFATRIDALLLTGGVDIHPRYYGQVPRRHLGEVDEERDAFESALYSAVRGLGKPVLGICRGMQLINVFEGGSLHQHLPEVASLWADHAQVGRAPTLGHTVEFVPDSRLGQAHPGTALVNSYHHQAVDVLAPGLRCTATAPDGATEAIEGEGLLGVQWHPELLFERHPHALGTFTAFMSLLK, translated from the coding sequence ATGGCACCCCGCCCCCTCATCGGTCTGACGACGTCTCGCCCTTCTGAAGGGTATTTGCAGGGCTTCCACGGTACGCCACGTCACTACGCTCAGGCGGTCGCCCATGTGGGCGGGAGTCCGGTACTGCTGCCGACCCTGCCCGAACTGGCCGAAGATTTCGCCACGCGGATTGATGCGCTGCTGCTGACAGGTGGCGTGGATATCCACCCCCGTTACTATGGTCAGGTGCCCCGGCGACACCTCGGGGAGGTCGATGAAGAGCGGGACGCATTTGAATCTGCGCTCTACAGCGCCGTCCGGGGGCTGGGAAAACCGGTGCTCGGAATCTGCCGGGGCATGCAGCTCATCAATGTTTTCGAGGGCGGGAGCCTGCATCAGCATCTGCCGGAGGTGGCCAGCCTGTGGGCAGATCACGCGCAGGTGGGCCGTGCGCCGACCCTGGGGCATACCGTGGAGTTTGTTCCAGACAGCAGATTGGGGCAGGCTCACCCCGGCACAGCGCTGGTGAATTCCTACCACCATCAGGCGGTAGACGTGCTGGCCCCCGGTCTCCGGTGCACGGCGACGGCTCCAGACGGAGCGACCGAGGCCATCGAAGGAGAGGGTCTGCTGGGAGTGCAGTGGCATCCCGAACTGCTGTTCGAACGCCACCCTCACGCACTGGGAACGTTCACAGCGTTCATGTCTCTTCTGAAATGA
- a CDS encoding GNAT family N-acetyltransferase, which yields MLPDQTELARLLLNVYDSQLREETEMLSATRVDRDGPLWRGTFGTRGFVSYRDLGGLTGQALDDLIARTVEFYASDDQITSFEWKTRGHDAPADLPERLLAQGFQAEEQETVMLGEARLLAEHIPLPAGVRLRRIDQQPEPLADLTRAAAAQERAFGTAFGVQDFVRQLESKRGLLELWVAEARGDVICTGRLEVVPGTEVAGLWGGGTVPEWRGQGIYRALTAERARSALARGVRFLHSDSTEFSRPILQRSGLLPVTTTTPYIWTRTGQEPTV from the coding sequence ATGCTTCCCGATCAAACCGAGTTGGCACGCCTCCTGCTGAACGTCTACGACTCTCAGCTGCGGGAGGAAACCGAGATGCTGTCTGCGACCCGTGTGGACCGCGATGGCCCGCTGTGGCGCGGAACCTTCGGAACACGCGGATTCGTGTCGTACCGTGATCTGGGGGGCCTGACGGGACAGGCGTTGGACGACCTGATCGCCCGCACGGTCGAGTTTTATGCCAGCGACGACCAGATCACCTCGTTCGAGTGGAAAACGCGTGGGCACGACGCGCCAGCAGACCTTCCCGAACGCCTGCTCGCTCAGGGCTTTCAGGCCGAGGAACAGGAAACCGTGATGCTGGGCGAGGCCCGGCTGCTTGCCGAGCACATCCCACTTCCAGCGGGTGTACGTCTGCGGCGTATCGACCAGCAGCCCGAACCGCTGGCTGACCTGACACGGGCCGCTGCCGCGCAGGAACGCGCCTTCGGAACCGCGTTTGGCGTGCAGGACTTCGTGCGGCAGCTGGAGAGCAAACGCGGCCTGCTCGAACTCTGGGTGGCAGAGGCGCGGGGCGACGTCATCTGCACCGGACGGCTCGAAGTGGTGCCGGGCACCGAGGTCGCGGGCCTGTGGGGGGGCGGCACGGTGCCCGAGTGGCGCGGGCAGGGGATTTACCGGGCACTGACCGCCGAGCGGGCGAGGTCTGCGCTTGCCCGGGGGGTGCGGTTCCTGCACAGCGACTCCACCGAGTTCTCGCGGCCCATCCTGCAACGCAGCGGCCTGCTGCCGGTGACGACCACCACGCCGTATATCTGGACGCGGACAGGGCAAGAGCCAACCGTTTAA
- a CDS encoding aquaporin has protein sequence MIVRTVSDDAVEWRVSNVTLWRRCVAEGLGAGLIVLGDLGASRLAQLGLLPEVVAQVVVPGAMVMVLIYLFSDLSGAHFNPAVTVAFTLRRCFPWQHLPAYLGAQLLGALLAARLLDGLPAGHERVRPEQAWGLEGAATALLVLLALATARRKATIGPETGLVIGMTVGLAHALTGSLTAVTLNPARALGPALVRGDALEAWPHWTGPFVGAAVAVALTWLLRGPATSEEAQAAQGHAEGTASPVARS, from the coding sequence ATGATTGTCAGGACTGTGTCAGATGATGCAGTAGAGTGGCGCGTGTCGAACGTGACTTTGTGGCGTCGCTGCGTGGCTGAAGGACTGGGGGCGGGTCTGATTGTGCTGGGAGATCTGGGAGCGTCCCGCCTCGCTCAGCTGGGTCTGCTGCCCGAGGTCGTGGCGCAGGTCGTGGTGCCCGGAGCGATGGTCATGGTTCTGATTTATCTCTTCAGCGACCTGTCGGGCGCACACTTCAATCCAGCCGTCACTGTCGCCTTCACCCTTCGCCGGTGTTTTCCGTGGCAGCATCTGCCCGCTTATCTGGGCGCACAGCTGCTCGGGGCGCTCCTGGCAGCACGACTGCTGGACGGGTTGCCCGCTGGACACGAACGGGTGCGCCCCGAGCAGGCGTGGGGTCTGGAAGGGGCGGCCACGGCGCTCCTGGTGCTGCTGGCTCTGGCGACGGCCAGACGGAAGGCGACCATCGGGCCAGAAACAGGGCTGGTGATAGGAATGACCGTTGGCCTGGCTCACGCCCTGACAGGGTCACTGACGGCGGTGACGCTGAATCCTGCCCGCGCCCTCGGCCCCGCCCTGGTACGCGGAGACGCGCTTGAGGCGTGGCCGCACTGGACGGGGCCGTTTGTGGGCGCAGCGGTTGCTGTGGCCCTGACGTGGCTGCTGCGCGGCCCAGCGACCAGCGAGGAAGCCCAGGCAGCTCAGGGCCACGCAGAGGGAACCGCGTCGCCAGTGGCGCGGTCTTAG